In Pieris napi chromosome 2, ilPieNapi1.2, whole genome shotgun sequence, the following proteins share a genomic window:
- the LOC125059660 gene encoding DNA fragmentation factor subunit alpha-like, with protein MEDGINKPYKICDVNREKKKGIVASTLEDLLTKVPEKLGLPAENLTVVLECDGTEVDDEEYFFTLDPDTSLMILHGTEKWAPNMPKCQVSLDQTDEVSLGDKTQVANLVGRLQHNLCHISLLGGQDLELLSDMDPDSLADIVTDKDNRIILEHIKEASGRILLEKRQAQDAMELLKLYHQSVSNGTEDVSPPSQERV; from the exons ATGGAGGACGGTATAAACAAACCATACAAAATATGTGATGTGAATCGCGAAAAGAAGAAAGGAATTGTGGCTTCTACATTAGAAGACTTGTTGACTAAAGTCCCAGAGAAGCTTGGTTTGCCCGCTGAAAACTTAACTGTAGTTTTGGAATGCGATGGTACCGAAGTAGATGATGAGGAATACTTCTTCACTTTAGATCCCGATACTTCTCTCATGATTTTACATGGAACTGAAAAGTGGGCACCTAATATGCCAAAATGTCAAGTATCATTAGATCAAACTGATGAAGTTAGCCTTGGAGATAAGACCCAAGTTGCAAATCTGGTGGGACGACTTCAACACAATTTATGTCACATTTCCTTGTTAGGTGGTCAAGACTTAGAATTATTGTCAGATATGGATCCAGATAGTCTAGCCGATATTGTGACAGACAAGGACAACAGAATAATTCTAGAACACATTAAGGAAGCCTCAGGAAg GATATTGCTTGAGAAAAGACAAGCTCAAGATGCAATGGAGTTACTGAAGTTATACCATCAGAGTGTATCAAATGGTACTGAGGATGTATCACCACCAAGCCAAGAGCGTGTGTAA
- the LOC125059680 gene encoding guanine nucleotide-binding protein subunit gamma-1 produces the protein MDMMVSTLQQQRAVTEQLRREAAIKRIPVSIAVTDIVRFISDHEQEDCLLVGFTSQKVNPFREKSSCTVL, from the coding sequence ATGGACATGATGGTGTCGACATTACAGCAACAGCGAGCTGTTACAGAGCAGCTGCGGCGGGAAGCTGCAATAAAACGTATTCCCGTGTCTATCGCCGTAACGGATATCGTCCGATTCATAAGCGATCATGAACAAGAAGATTGCCTTCTTGTAGGCTTTACTAGTCAAAAAGTCAACCCATTCCGCGAGAAAAGTTCTTGCActgttttgtaa
- the LOC125059674 gene encoding prefoldin subunit 3 has translation MEGDAKDNTKSFSGIPEAIFVDNVDEFMSMPENSEGVEKVLRKLDEQHGKYKFMEYTLNTKRRRLREQIPDLARTLEMIEKLKAQKDTMETQFLLSDQVFVKAEVPPTNNVCLWLGANVMLEYTLEDAENLLTTNMATATKNLANVEHDLDFLRDQWTTTEVNMARVYNWDVKRRQAAKASS, from the exons ATGGAAGGCGATGCAAAAGACAATACAAAATCTTTCTCCGGGATACCGGAGGCAATATTTGTT GATAATGTTGATGAATTTATGAGTATGCCTGAAAATTCTGAAGGAGTAGAAAAGGTTCTTCGAAAGCTCGACGAACAGCAcggaaaatataaattcatgGAATACACTTTGAACACAAAGAGGAGGCGACTGCGAGAGCAAATCCCAGACCTAGCTCGTACTCTTGAAATGATTGAAAAGCTAAAAGCACAAAAGGATACTATGGAAACTCAGTTTTTGCTCAGTGACCAGGTTTTTGTTAAg GCAGAGGTACCACCCACAAACAATGTGTGCTTGTGGCTTGGAGCAAATGTAATGCTTGAATACACATTAGAGGATGCTGAAAATCTTCTTACCACAAATATGGCAACAGCTACAAAAAATCTTGCTAATGTTGAACATGATTTGGACTTCTTGAG GGATCAATGGACCACTACAGAAGTAAATATGGCTCGAGTCTATAATTGGGATGTCAAGCGTCGTCAGGCGGCCAAGGCTTCAAGTTAA
- the LOC125059652 gene encoding monocarboxylate transporter 10 — protein sequence MDRGEIENSDLLTGKIVEKLDDPNNIRNVAKEPPDGGFRAYSIVIGSFLTNGLLFGVINSFSVIYTVLNKQLHDENVPDAESKAAFVGSLALSMTFLLSPVSGVLTGLLGLRLTAVLGGTVATAGLVIASFVVHNVEALYLTYGVMYGIGASLAYTPSLAILGHYFKKYLGRVNGFVTIGSSIFTVIMSTVMKYTIDNYGLEWMFRMLAVISFGIALCGLLFKPIPVVVIEKPSQETNTIKTIMKTIVNVQIWKNRQYRLWAISMPVALFGYFVIYIHIGDFIQENFKSSTSNLPLQCMAATSGLGRLMFGILADRDGVDRILLQQISFYAIGSLTIILPFVKSFELLLVICLGIGMFDGGFISLIGPIAFEFCGSVYAAQAIGCMLGLSAVPVSIGPPVAGRLSKVYKSYTLPFVLAGLSPIVGATLMFIIRFRSRSRHVKEATNGHALPAPDVESTPSLRPNGVGQQTSL from the exons ATGGATAGAGGAGAGATAGAAAACAGTGATTTATTGACTGGAAAAATCGTAGAGAAGTTAGACGATCCAAATAATATTCGAAATGTTGCAAAAGAGCCTCCAGACGGAGGTTTCAGAGCATATTCTATTGTAATTGGATCCTTTCTAACAAATGGCCTACTATTCGGCGTAATCAACTCCTTCAGTGTTATTTATACCGTGTTGAACAAGCAACTACATGATGAAAACGTACCAGATGCAGAGAGCAAAGcag CGTTTGTGGGCTCGTTAGCGTTGAGTATGACGTTTCTCTTGTCTCCAGTATCCGGCGTACTTACCGGTCTCCTGGGACTGAGACTAACAGCTGTCCTCGGCGGCACTGTGGCAACTGCAGGCTTGGTCATCGCTTCCTTCGTGGTTCATAATGTGGAAGCTCTGTACTTAACGTATGGAGTCATGTACGGTATCGGCGCCTCGCTTGCGTACACTCCTTCTCTTGCAATCCTTGGGCATTACTTCAAAAAGTATCTAGGACGTGTCAATGGCTTCGTCACTATTGGTAGCTCAATTTTCACAGTCATCATGTCTACCGttatgaaatatacaattgATAATTATGGCCTCGAATGGATGTTCAGAATGCTGGCTGTCATAAGTTTCGGAATTGCGCTATGTGGCTTGCTTTTCAAACCTATCCCGGTCGTGGTTATCGAAAAGCCATCCCAAGAGACAAATACCATCAAAACGATTATGAAGACAATTGTCAATGTACAAATATGGAAGAACCGTCAGTATAGGCTGTGGGCCATTTCTATGCCGGTGGCCCTATTcggttattttgttatatatatacacataggGGATTTTATTCAAGAGAACTTTAAGAGCAGTACATCGAACTTGCCTCTGCAGTGTATGGCTGCTACTTCCGGCTTGGGGAGATTGATGTTTGGCATTTTAGCTGATAGAGACGGGGTAGACAGAATTCTTTTGCAACAAATATCATTTTACGCTATCGGGTcgttaacaataattttgCCCTTTGTGAAGTCTTTTGAACTGCTGCTTGTTATTTGTTTAGGAATAGGAATGTTCGATGGCGGGTTCATATCATTAATAGGACCGATAGCTTTCGAATTTTGCGGGAGTGTATACGCAGCTCAGGCCATTGGATGTATGTTGGGTTTATCAGCAGTACCTGTGTCTATAGGACCTCCCGTGGCTGGCAGACTGTCTAAAGTGTATAAGTCGTATACACTACCCTTTGTGTTAGCCGGGTTATCTCCCATCGTTGGTGCTACGTTGATGTTTATAATACGATTCCGTTCACGAAGTCGACATGTCAAAGAGGCTACAAATGGACATGCTTTGCCGGCGCCTGATGTTG AAAGTACACCATCGCTTCGACCGAACGGAGTGGGTCAGCAAACATCATTATAA
- the LOC125059633 gene encoding E3 UFM1-protein ligase 1 homolog: MGPSTDWDEIKRLAADFQKAQLSSTSQRLSERNCIEIVSKLLELKLIEVIFTSDGKEYLTPQHLIREITDELYVRGGRVNIVDLAKELSVDLNQININVTDIIKGKDVQLISGYLISNSYIEKIAREINEKLQLQGQISVDELTLQYDLPADFLQQSVLEAYLNEIIIGKQDPSEPRTFYTEEYITRTKAKIRGAVMGLLKPTQISIIIGQCNVAERLFMMLFDQLNAPGVLTGRSASALYVPSCYTKAQNEWVMSFWKQNNYLEYDALQRLGISDPKGYIKKVIQEEDITFLSSCILGSQIKQQIESALEECIASKTYLDVVSLLPSVLSDKDIENVLEILLKNNTKSTVLFDNTVFSHHFVENLKQDCMPIAQSKAEAVVKSGKFQQFYLEKQIAKTELLHIQTDHKTEKREERRRKATSGKGGGGTQGRETKTKAVKKHPRSKQVVHESDSEEDVSSKKATAQLEIISLEDVVNIIKKTLENEGLEDLVHQIAEYLQGTLNEAALIIAKDLAAKLLQNTNQNKKQTHSSAQDKINVLINDIKLYEKGLKLFPVDQQAAFIKYLLKTFGADILGEFCKYAANQSNISVQVDVLSAEQRNKIINDLPEEYKKPLRALNATLLDTLDPFYQAVDVCLSECGMILKKVNKKEDKSLILNHREKLISELESCDDPALVLHLAVLAIFTILHQNMLHASGRQVPSIICFLKTQLKDEDYLKLHHYHELVTKFLVAPEEEKSALEEDLKDNLPVIKKLVFEVKKYK; encoded by the exons ATGGGTCCATCAACCGATTGGgatgaaataaaaagattaGCTGCTGACTTTCAAAAAGCTCAGCTTAGCTCTACATCTCAAAG GTTATCAGAAAGAAATTGCATAGAAATTGTATCGAAATTGTTggaacttaaattaatagaagtTATATTTACAAGTGATGGTAAAGAATACCTAACTCCACAACATTTGATTAGGGAAATAACAGATGAGCTGTATGTAAGGGGTGGTAGAGTCAATATTGTGGACTTGGCTAAAGAACTAAGTGTTGAtcttaatcaaattaatattaatgtcaCTGACATAATAAAAGGGAAAGATGTCCAACTTATATCTGGATACTTAATATCAAACAGTTATATAGAGAAGATAGCCagagaaataaatgaaaagctTCAGTTGCAGGGTCAAATATCAGTAGATGAACTGACACTCCAATATGACCTACCCGCAGATTTCCTGCAGCAGAGTGTTCTAGAAGCATACTtgaatgaaattataattggAAAGCAAGATCCATCAGAACCCAGAACATTTTATACTGAGGAGTACATAACAAGAACAAAAGCTAAAATTAGAGGAGCTGTTATGGGACTCTTGAAGCCTACACAAATTAGTATTATAATAGGACAATGTAATGTTGCAGAAAGATTATTTATGATGCTTTTTGACCAATTGAATGCCCCAGGTGTCTTAACTGGACGTTCGGCAAGTGCTCTTTATGTACCATCTTGTTATACAAAAGCACAAAATGAATGGGTCATGAGTTTTtggaaacaaaataattatttggaGTATGATGCATTGCAACGACTCGGTATATCTGATCCTAAAGGGTATATTAAGAAAGTTATACAGGAAGAAGATATAACATTCTTAAGTAGTTGTATTTTGGGCTCTCAAATTAAACAACAAATTGAGAGTGCACTAGAAGAGTGCATTGCATCTAAAACATATTTAGATGTTGTGAGTTTATTACCATCCGTCCTCTCTGATAAAGACATTGAAAATGTGCTTGAGATTCTACTCAAGAATAATACAAAATCAacagttttatttgataatactG TGTTCAGTCATCATTTTGTTGAAAACCTCAAGCAAGATTGTATGCCAATTGCTCAGTCTAAAGCTGAAGCTGTTGTGAAGTCAGGAAAATTCcaacaattttatttggaGAAGCAAATTGCTAAGACTGAGTTACTTCACATACAAACAGACCATAAAACAGAAAAGCGAGAAGAACGTAGAAGAAAAGCAACAAGTGGTAAAGGTGGTGGTGGTACCCAGGGAAGGGAAACTAAAACCAAAGCTGTGAAAAAGCATCCCAG ATCAAAGCAAGTTGTCCATGAATCCGATTCAGAAGAAGATGTGTCTTCTAAGAAAGCTACAGCCCAGCTGGAGATTATTTCGTTAGAAGATGTTGTGaacattataaagaaaacattggAAAATGAAGGCTTAGAAGACTTGGTCCACCAAATTGCTGAGTATCTGCAAGG AACTTTAAATGAAGCAGCTTTAATCATAGCAAAGGACCTTGCTGCGAAATTACTTCAAAATACAAATCAGAATAAGAAACAAACACACTCATCCGCCcaagataaaattaatgttcttataaatgatataaagtTATATGAGAAGGGTCTTAAATTGTTTCCTGTCGATCAGCAAGcagcatttataaaatatttgttgaaaACATTTGGAGCCGATATTTTGGGTGAATTCTGCAAATATGCGGCAAATCAGTCCAACATTTCAGTTCAAGTTGATGTGTTATCTGCAGAACAgaggaataaaataataaatgatttaccTGAAGAATATAAGAAGCCCTTACGAGCATTGAATGCTACTTTGTTGGATACTTTGGACCCATTTTATCAAGCTGTTGATGTATGTTTGTCAGAGTGTGGCATGATATTGAAGAAAGtcaataaaaaagaagataA aTCCCTTATTCTAAATCATAGAGAAAAATTGATATCTGAACTAGAAAGCTGTGATGATCCTGCTTTAGTACTGCACTTGGCTGTTCTGGCAATATTTACTATACTACATCAAAATATGTTGCATGCTTCTGGGCGACAGGTTCCATCCATTATATGTTTCTTAAAGACTCAGTTAAAGGAtgaagattatttaaaattacatcatTATCATG AATTGGTAACAAAGTTTTTGGTTGCACctgaagaagaaaaaagtgCCCTTGAGGAAGACCTTAAAGATAATCTAccggttataaaaaaattagtctTTGAAgtgaagaaatataaataa